A genomic window from Leptolyngbya sp. BL0902 includes:
- a CDS encoding alpha/beta fold hydrolase, producing the protein MATATLFGVPHNYELTASSDATPLVFVHGWMLSQQYWQPLLPYLTDAHPCLRYDLRGFGQSCHHLDRYQPGLPAAAEALQSSASPYGLAAYARDLAELLRQLQLGPVWLVGHSLGGSIALWAAHCYPDQVKGVTCLNAGGGLYLEREFNQFRQVGQTIVRWRAPWMRHVPPLTWAMMRASVVQPLAYRWGHQRLTDLLDANADAALGSLLESTTEHEVHLLPRLVSTLKQPVYFIAGDQDSVMDLKFVHHLAGYRPGAQTGETTVIPITNCGHMAMLEQPQAVAQAILAQVQNYPAPAESALL; encoded by the coding sequence ATGGCTACCGCAACTCTTTTTGGCGTTCCCCATAACTACGAACTGACGGCAAGCAGCGACGCCACCCCTCTGGTGTTCGTCCACGGCTGGATGTTAAGCCAGCAATATTGGCAGCCCCTCCTGCCCTACCTCACCGATGCCCACCCCTGCCTGCGCTACGACCTGCGCGGGTTCGGGCAATCTTGCCACCACTTAGATCGGTATCAGCCCGGTCTGCCCGCCGCCGCCGAAGCTCTGCAATCCAGCGCCTCACCCTACGGTCTAGCTGCCTATGCCCGCGATTTGGCGGAACTGCTGCGTCAGCTTCAGCTTGGCCCAGTGTGGCTGGTGGGGCATTCCCTAGGGGGCAGCATCGCCCTGTGGGCCGCCCACTGCTACCCAGATCAAGTCAAGGGGGTGACGTGTCTAAATGCGGGGGGCGGGCTTTACCTAGAGCGCGAATTTAATCAGTTTCGCCAGGTAGGGCAAACCATTGTGCGGTGGCGAGCGCCCTGGATGCGCCACGTGCCACCGCTCACCTGGGCCATGATGCGGGCCTCGGTGGTGCAGCCCCTCGCCTATCGCTGGGGGCACCAGCGGCTAACGGACTTACTGGATGCCAATGCCGACGCTGCCCTAGGTTCCCTGCTGGAATCTACCACCGAGCATGAAGTGCACCTGCTGCCCCGTCTGGTCAGCACCCTCAAGCAGCCTGTTTACTTCATTGCGGGCGATCAAGATTCGGTGATGGATCTCAAGTTTGTGCACCACCTAGCGGGCTATCGCCCCGGTGCTCAAACTGGGGAAACCACCGTCATTCCCATCACCAACTGTGGTCATATGGCCATGCTGGAGCAGCCTCAGGCCGTGGCCCAGGCTATCCTAGCCCAAGTGCAGAACTACCCTGCCCCCGCTGAATCAGCCCTGCTATAA
- a CDS encoding pyridoxamine 5'-phosphate oxidase family protein — MSYPTPENGWVNTADGQDPTALATAQSLLTETLYGTLSTCSVDGLPWASPVFFGYDTAWNLYWSSTQAAQHSQNLYANHGRATIAIYRTDQREGQVQGLYVSGIATEVEPAAVADVIPLLLQRGSPGQQRTPADYLALSPRRLYRLQPHRVWITGPRIAHSPTILIDTKIQLDLSALRPRS, encoded by the coding sequence ATGTCTTACCCTACCCCCGAAAACGGCTGGGTCAACACCGCCGACGGCCAAGATCCCACGGCCCTAGCCACGGCCCAAAGCCTCCTGACAGAAACCCTCTACGGCACCCTCTCCACCTGCTCTGTAGATGGCCTGCCTTGGGCTTCCCCCGTCTTTTTTGGCTACGACACCGCCTGGAACCTCTACTGGAGTTCTACCCAGGCGGCCCAGCATTCCCAAAACCTCTATGCCAACCACGGACGCGCCACCATAGCCATCTACCGCACCGACCAGCGCGAAGGCCAGGTGCAAGGACTGTATGTGTCAGGCATCGCTACCGAAGTGGAGCCCGCAGCGGTGGCCGATGTCATTCCCCTGCTGTTGCAACGGGGGAGCCCCGGTCAACAGCGCACCCCCGCCGATTACCTCGCCCTCTCGCCCCGCCGTCTCTATCGCCTGCAACCCCATCGCGTTTGGATTACAGGCCCCCGCATCGCCCACAGCCCAACTATCTTGATCGACACCAAGATTCAGCTCGACCTCAGCGCCCTCCGCCCCAGGTCATGA
- the tsaB gene encoding tRNA (adenosine(37)-N6)-threonylcarbamoyltransferase complex dimerization subunit type 1 TsaB has translation MTRFPMLGLALHTSSPALGLALSDFEQITRAQTWNFGRDLSMHLHTTLMDFIHPYAWGDLSFLAVARGPGGFTGTRIGVVTARTLAQQLNIPLFGISSLAALAQSVVDQTPDLDLTNAPAIAVDLKAQREMRFTAIYQPTPTGLKTLQAEHVVSPAAWEQTLAEFPGPIQAVTATDNLAPTVAQVLTLAYQDWQAGHRPHWAEAVPYYGQHPVAS, from the coding sequence ATGACCCGTTTCCCTATGCTAGGTTTGGCTCTCCACACCTCCAGTCCGGCCCTGGGCTTGGCGCTCAGTGACTTTGAACAGATCACCCGCGCCCAGACGTGGAACTTTGGCCGCGACCTCTCGATGCATTTGCACACCACCCTGATGGACTTTATCCATCCCTACGCCTGGGGAGATCTCTCCTTTTTGGCCGTAGCCCGTGGCCCTGGGGGCTTCACCGGAACCCGCATCGGCGTAGTCACGGCCCGCACCCTGGCTCAACAGTTGAATATCCCGCTGTTTGGCATCTCTAGCCTCGCCGCCCTAGCCCAATCTGTGGTTGACCAGACTCCTGATCTTGACCTCACCAACGCCCCAGCCATCGCCGTAGACCTCAAAGCCCAGCGAGAGATGCGCTTCACCGCCATCTACCAACCCACTCCTACCGGACTCAAAACCCTGCAAGCGGAACACGTGGTTTCCCCCGCCGCTTGGGAACAGACCTTAGCCGAGTTCCCTGGCCCCATCCAGGCCGTTACCGCCACCGATAACCTAGCCCCCACCGTGGCCCAAGTCCTGACCCTGGCCTATCAAGATTGGCAGGCAGGCCATAGGCCCCACTGGGCCGAAGCGGTGCCCTACTACGGCCAACATCCCGTAGCGTCATGA
- a CDS encoding efflux RND transporter permease subunit encodes MNLFYRNRQLLLLTLVLIVVWGLSAFLTLPRLEDPEIVQRFARITTFLPGATPERVETLVTEKIEDRLFELEEVESLQSTSGTGISVITVELKETVAEVDSVWAKVRSKVDDAVPDLPADASVPEYADSSTQANAIIVGLTWQQDDAPNYAIMGRLAAVLEDRLRAIPGTETVDVFGEPDEEIRVDIAATELSRLGLSAAALAQQIAASDAKVSAGQFRSGSTEFLLEVNSNLSTLEQIRAIPLAAGDRGQVARLGDVAIVTKAAQDPPTDLALVDGHPAIAVAAKVESASRVDLWAVQAREVLEDFRRELPQGMGLSVVLDQSQYVQQRLDGVVSNLILGSLLVIGVSLLILGWKSALLVGLALPLTTLMVFGTMGTLGVPLHQMSVTGIIIALGLLIDNAIIVVDEAQGRLRTGIAPGQAVAETVRHLLVPLGASTLTTVLAFVPIATSPGSVGEFIGTIGLTVILALLSSLALSLTVIVSLVGRLHQWNPIPGGWGWLQDGLSNDTLAQAYRWSLRVVFRRPWLGVGLSLILPVMGFAVFGTLPQQFFPPTNRNQIQIEFELPTQASLAATQTQVSQVRELALQDPDIEEIHWFMGRTAPPFFYNVLDNRRNAQNYAQGIVQLASTDHIRPTIQTLQRDLDAAFPQAQVLVKQLEQGPPFDAPIELRIYGSDIAGLRAWGDRLRAELAQVPDVVHTRATLTETLPKLALTVDEPQARRLGLDNQAIAVQINAALDGRTGGSILDDSRDIPVRVRVPNQDQGNLGAIAALDMVTAGGPMPLDAITQLDLVPDTASISRRNGQRINTVQGFITAGALPSTVLANLQNRLVDQGFELPPGYRIEYGGEADARGSAIGNLLSTVGVLSILMTATLVLSFNSFGLAALIGSVAVLAVGLAALALKLFGSIFGFTAILGTLGLIGLAINDSIVVLAALREDPEARLGYPQAVEAVVFHATRHVIATTVTTIVGFVPLLLDPTGFWPPLAIAIAGGLGGATLLALYYIPAMYRLLSYRENAPAAPRSPLAPHRDQDQPDLASQTLP; translated from the coding sequence ATGAACCTCTTTTACCGAAACCGCCAACTTCTCCTCCTCACCCTGGTGCTGATTGTGGTCTGGGGCCTCTCCGCCTTCCTCACCCTGCCGCGCCTGGAGGATCCCGAAATTGTCCAGCGTTTTGCCCGCATTACCACCTTCTTGCCGGGGGCAACCCCGGAGCGCGTGGAGACCCTGGTGACCGAAAAGATTGAAGATCGCCTGTTTGAACTGGAGGAGGTCGAATCCCTACAATCCACCAGCGGTACGGGTATTTCTGTGATCACTGTGGAGTTGAAGGAGACCGTGGCCGAGGTGGATTCGGTGTGGGCCAAGGTGCGCAGTAAGGTGGATGACGCCGTGCCGGATCTGCCCGCCGATGCCTCCGTGCCAGAGTACGCCGATAGCTCGACCCAGGCCAATGCCATCATCGTGGGCCTCACTTGGCAGCAAGACGATGCGCCCAACTACGCCATTATGGGGCGGCTGGCGGCGGTGCTGGAGGATCGGCTACGGGCCATCCCAGGCACCGAGACGGTGGATGTGTTTGGCGAGCCGGACGAAGAAATTCGGGTGGATATCGCGGCGACGGAACTCTCTCGGTTGGGCCTATCGGCGGCGGCCTTGGCCCAGCAGATTGCCGCCAGTGATGCCAAGGTGTCGGCGGGGCAGTTTCGCAGCGGCAGCACCGAATTTCTGCTGGAGGTGAACAGCAACCTCAGCACCCTAGAGCAGATTCGCGCCATCCCCCTTGCAGCGGGAGACAGGGGCCAGGTGGCGCGGCTAGGGGATGTGGCCATCGTCACCAAGGCAGCCCAGGATCCCCCAACGGATCTGGCCCTGGTGGATGGGCATCCGGCCATTGCCGTCGCCGCCAAGGTTGAATCGGCGTCACGGGTCGATCTGTGGGCGGTGCAGGCGCGGGAGGTGCTGGAGGACTTTCGTCGGGAGTTGCCCCAAGGCATGGGGCTATCCGTGGTGCTCGATCAGAGTCAGTACGTGCAGCAGCGGCTGGATGGGGTGGTGAGTAACCTCATCCTAGGATCGCTACTGGTGATTGGGGTATCGCTGCTGATTTTGGGTTGGAAGTCGGCCCTGTTGGTGGGTCTGGCCCTGCCCCTCACCACGCTCATGGTGTTCGGCACCATGGGGACGCTGGGGGTGCCGTTGCACCAAATGTCGGTGACGGGCATCATCATCGCCCTGGGGCTACTGATCGACAACGCCATCATTGTGGTAGATGAGGCGCAGGGGCGGCTGCGCACGGGGATAGCACCGGGGCAGGCGGTGGCTGAAACCGTGCGCCATCTGCTGGTGCCGCTGGGGGCTAGCACCCTGACCACGGTACTGGCCTTTGTGCCCATTGCCACCTCGCCGGGAAGCGTGGGGGAATTTATCGGCACCATTGGCCTGACGGTGATCCTGGCGCTCCTAAGTTCCTTGGCCCTGTCGCTGACGGTGATCGTCTCCCTGGTCGGGCGGCTGCACCAGTGGAACCCGATACCGGGGGGCTGGGGATGGTTGCAGGACGGTCTATCCAACGACACCCTAGCCCAGGCCTACCGATGGAGCCTGAGGGTGGTCTTTCGCCGTCCTTGGCTGGGGGTGGGTCTGTCGTTAATCCTTCCGGTCATGGGCTTTGCCGTATTTGGGACGCTACCTCAGCAGTTTTTTCCGCCCACCAACCGCAACCAAATTCAGATTGAGTTTGAGTTACCCACCCAGGCGTCCTTAGCCGCCACCCAGACCCAGGTGAGTCAGGTACGGGAACTCGCCCTCCAGGATCCCGACATTGAAGAAATCCACTGGTTTATGGGCCGCACCGCACCGCCCTTTTTCTATAACGTGCTAGACAATCGCCGCAATGCCCAAAACTACGCCCAAGGCATTGTCCAACTGGCGAGCACCGATCACATTCGACCAACCATTCAAACCCTCCAGCGGGATCTGGATGCCGCCTTTCCCCAGGCCCAGGTGTTGGTGAAGCAGCTCGAACAGGGGCCGCCCTTCGATGCCCCCATTGAGCTGCGGATCTACGGATCAGACATAGCCGGGTTGCGGGCCTGGGGGGATCGCCTCCGGGCCGAACTGGCCCAGGTGCCCGACGTGGTGCATACTCGCGCTACCCTCACCGAAACCCTACCCAAGCTGGCCCTAACCGTGGATGAACCCCAGGCCAGACGATTGGGGCTAGACAACCAGGCCATTGCCGTGCAGATCAACGCCGCTTTAGACGGGCGCACAGGCGGATCCATCCTCGACGATAGCCGCGACATCCCGGTGCGGGTGCGGGTGCCCAATCAGGATCAGGGGAACCTAGGGGCCATCGCCGCCCTAGATATGGTGACCGCTGGGGGGCCGATGCCATTGGATGCGATCACCCAGCTAGACCTAGTGCCCGACACTGCCAGCATTAGCCGCCGAAATGGTCAGCGAATCAACACCGTCCAGGGCTTTATCACCGCCGGGGCATTGCCCAGTACCGTCCTCGCCAACCTTCAAAATCGGCTGGTTGATCAGGGTTTTGAACTCCCCCCCGGCTACCGCATTGAGTACGGGGGCGAAGCCGATGCCAGAGGGTCTGCCATCGGCAACCTGCTTTCCACCGTGGGAGTGCTCAGCATTCTGATGACGGCTACTCTGGTGCTGTCCTTTAACTCCTTTGGCCTAGCGGCGTTGATTGGATCGGTGGCCGTGTTGGCGGTGGGGCTGGCGGCCTTGGCCCTCAAGCTGTTTGGTTCCATCTTTGGGTTCACCGCCATCCTCGGCACCCTGGGCTTAATCGGCCTAGCTATCAACGACTCAATTGTGGTGCTAGCTGCCCTGAGAGAAGACCCCGAAGCGCGTCTTGGCTATCCCCAGGCCGTGGAAGCCGTCGTGTTCCATGCCACCCGCCATGTGATCGCTACCACCGTGACCACCATCGTCGGCTTTGTGCCGCTGCTGCTGGATCCCACCGGATTTTGGCCACCCCTGGCCATTGCTATTGCCGGGGGCCTTGGTGGCGCTACGTTGCTGGCTCTCTACTATATTCCCGCCATGTATCGGTTGCTGAGCTATCGAGAAAACGCCCCTGCGGCACCCAGATCCCCCCTGGCCCCTCACAGAGATCAGGATCAGCCTGATCTGGCATCCCAGACGCTTCCCTGA
- a CDS encoding NAD-dependent epimerase/dehydratase family protein, with translation MQAFVTGSTGLLGSNLVRELVDQGYFVKALVRNLEKAQFLLGDLPQVHLIQGDLQAIPAFAAELRGCDVLFHTAAYFRESYASGNHWPMLQRLNIDATLELLEVAAAAQVLKAIYVSSSGCIGLNSNGSPGDETTPPGPITYSNPYFKSKLLAEAAVVNFTQTHAMPVVMICPGAMLGPQDAAPTELGQFVLNALHRKMPARPAGGMSYVDVRDVAAAMVKAVSLGQSGQRYLVGGEYYSTADLMGHLSAVSGVPAPKLAMPGLGMRILAIISTWVGQLTGQRPEIPIEGVKIMLARLAYDSTKAQRELGVQFRPLEITLSDMVAWYRQAHYL, from the coding sequence ATGCAAGCATTTGTTACTGGCAGCACCGGCCTACTTGGCAGCAACCTGGTGCGCGAACTGGTGGATCAGGGCTACTTCGTCAAAGCCCTAGTGCGCAATCTAGAGAAAGCCCAGTTTCTGCTCGGTGACTTGCCCCAGGTACACCTGATTCAAGGGGATTTGCAGGCTATTCCCGCCTTTGCAGCGGAACTGCGGGGGTGCGACGTGTTGTTCCACACCGCCGCCTACTTCCGGGAATCCTACGCTTCGGGCAACCACTGGCCCATGCTTCAGCGGTTAAATATCGACGCTACCCTCGAACTGCTGGAGGTGGCGGCAGCGGCCCAAGTCCTCAAGGCTATCTACGTCAGCTCCTCAGGCTGCATTGGCCTCAACTCCAACGGCTCACCGGGCGATGAAACGACCCCCCCTGGCCCAATCACCTACAGCAACCCCTACTTTAAAAGTAAGCTGCTGGCCGAGGCCGCTGTGGTCAACTTTACCCAGACCCACGCGATGCCCGTGGTGATGATCTGCCCCGGTGCCATGCTTGGCCCCCAGGACGCCGCCCCCACGGAACTGGGCCAATTTGTCCTCAACGCTTTGCATCGCAAAATGCCAGCTCGGCCTGCGGGGGGCATGTCCTACGTGGATGTGCGAGACGTGGCAGCGGCCATGGTGAAGGCGGTCTCCCTAGGGCAATCAGGCCAACGCTACTTGGTCGGGGGTGAGTACTACTCCACGGCTGACCTCATGGGTCACCTGTCAGCGGTCAGCGGCGTGCCCGCGCCCAAACTGGCTATGCCGGGCCTGGGGATGCGGATCTTGGCGATCATCTCCACCTGGGTAGGGCAGCTCACGGGGCAAAGGCCCGAAATCCCCATTGAGGGAGTCAAAATCATGCTGGCAAGGCTGGCCTACGACTCCACCAAGGCTCAGCGTGAGCTGGGTGTTCAGTTTCGCCCCCTGGAAATCACCCTCAGCGATATGGTCGCCTGGTACCGTCAGGCCCATTATCTGTAG
- a CDS encoding efflux RND transporter periplasmic adaptor subunit → MAHASDSVNLVAGPTGLEPARPIAKRPGGWQFRPRRWWLLPLATVPLVAVAGLRLGRPAPATPGANALPVEVVALTPVESYLVERQYVGELVAQRRSALGFEQAGTVMAVLVQEGDWVTAGQPLARLDTRALEAQRQQLVAQRDQAVALLSELQNGPRPQVIAAAQGAVGDLERQLSLAVAQRNRRADLYQQGAISREELDQQTFGTEALENRLASAQSELDDLMAGTRPEQIAAQAAQVRQLDASLQAIQVDLSKAVITAPFSGRISDRLVDEGVVVSGGQPVVQILEGSRAEARIGIPADMADGLALGSVQTVAVGDRPFSATLTALLPELEATSRTVTAVLTLDTSEDLTLGQTARLVLRETQPAQGFWLPATALVQGEQGLWSVYVVADEGESGTGDSGAGESSPGEAGATVARQPVDIIHTEGDRVLVQGLVEEGDRIISSGTHRVVPGQAVSFTD, encoded by the coding sequence ATGGCTCACGCTTCTGATTCGGTGAATTTGGTGGCTGGCCCAACGGGGCTTGAGCCTGCGAGGCCGATTGCCAAACGGCCCGGTGGTTGGCAATTTCGACCCCGCCGATGGTGGCTGTTGCCCCTGGCTACGGTGCCCTTGGTGGCGGTGGCGGGCCTGCGGCTAGGTCGTCCTGCCCCGGCAACCCCTGGGGCCAATGCCCTACCCGTGGAGGTGGTGGCGCTGACCCCCGTGGAGTCTTACCTGGTGGAACGTCAGTATGTGGGGGAACTGGTGGCCCAGCGTCGTAGTGCCCTAGGGTTTGAGCAGGCAGGGACGGTGATGGCGGTGCTGGTGCAGGAGGGGGATTGGGTTACGGCTGGTCAGCCCCTAGCCCGCCTCGACACCCGCGCCCTAGAGGCTCAGCGCCAGCAGTTAGTGGCCCAGCGGGATCAGGCTGTGGCCCTTCTAAGTGAGTTGCAGAACGGTCCTCGTCCCCAGGTGATTGCAGCGGCCCAGGGGGCCGTGGGCGATCTGGAACGTCAATTGTCCCTAGCGGTGGCCCAGCGCAATCGTCGTGCCGATCTTTACCAGCAGGGGGCGATTTCCCGTGAGGAACTCGATCAGCAAACCTTTGGCACCGAGGCCTTGGAAAACCGCCTAGCCTCTGCCCAGAGCGAACTAGATGACCTAATGGCCGGAACCCGCCCGGAGCAGATCGCGGCTCAGGCAGCCCAGGTGCGCCAGCTTGATGCCAGCCTTCAGGCCATCCAGGTGGATCTATCCAAGGCGGTGATTACGGCCCCCTTTTCTGGGCGGATCAGTGATCGCCTGGTGGATGAGGGGGTGGTGGTCAGCGGTGGTCAGCCCGTGGTGCAGATCCTTGAAGGATCCAGGGCCGAAGCCCGGATTGGCATTCCGGCGGATATGGCCGATGGCCTTGCCCTGGGCAGTGTTCAAACCGTAGCAGTGGGGGATCGCCCCTTCTCCGCCACCCTCACCGCCCTGCTGCCGGAGTTGGAAGCCACCAGTCGTACCGTGACGGCGGTGCTGACCTTGGATACGTCAGAGGATCTCACCCTGGGGCAAACGGCCCGGCTCGTTCTGCGCGAGACGCAGCCAGCCCAGGGATTTTGGCTACCCGCCACGGCCCTTGTGCAGGGGGAACAGGGGTTGTGGTCGGTGTATGTGGTTGCGGATGAGGGGGAGTCTGGCACCGGGGATTCTGGTGCCGGAGAGTCTAGCCCTGGGGAGGCTGGGGCGACCGTGGCCCGTCAGCCCGTAGACATTATTCACACCGAAGGAGACCGCGTCCTCGTCCAGGGGTTGGTAGAGGAGGGGGATCGCATCATCAGCAGTGGTACCCATCGCGTTGTTCCCGGCCAGGCTGTCAGCTTTACGGACTAG
- a CDS encoding PadR family transcriptional regulator — protein sequence MALSHTILAVLSQQPYSGYDISKRFEESVSCYWQASPQQIYRDLSKMEQQGWVVYESVPQEGKPDKKIYSLTEAGHTELCRWYAEPTEPTPIREDLLVRVLAAPYVPEGGLIDELHRRRQIHADQLANYQAMDDQYQALADPPVIEQFRYLTLRRGMRYEQDWIDWIDEVLTFLNAHDRNP from the coding sequence ATGGCCCTGTCCCACACAATTTTGGCGGTTTTGTCTCAGCAGCCCTACAGCGGCTACGACATCAGCAAACGGTTTGAAGAAAGCGTCAGTTGCTACTGGCAGGCCAGTCCGCAGCAGATCTACCGAGATCTGAGCAAAATGGAGCAGCAGGGCTGGGTCGTCTACGAATCGGTGCCTCAGGAGGGCAAGCCAGACAAAAAAATCTATAGCCTCACCGAGGCAGGACACACCGAACTATGCCGCTGGTATGCCGAACCCACGGAACCGACCCCCATCCGCGAAGACTTACTCGTTCGGGTATTAGCCGCTCCCTACGTGCCAGAGGGAGGGTTGATAGACGAGCTGCACCGCCGCCGCCAGATTCACGCTGACCAGCTCGCAAACTACCAAGCGATGGACGATCAATACCAGGCCCTGGCCGATCCGCCAGTGATCGAACAGTTTCGCTACCTCACGCTGCGTCGGGGGATGCGCTACGAGCAGGACTGGATTGACTGGATTGATGAAGTTCTGACCTTCCTGAACGCCCATGATCGAAACCCATGA
- a CDS encoding NAD(P)H-quinone oxidoreductase subunit 5 has protein sequence MELLYQYAWLVPVLPLIGAAVVGTGLISYSQTTSKLRQPSAIFIVSLTGMAMVLSFLIFWSQWQGHPAYTQMFEWASAGDFRIEMGYTVDHLASLMLVIVTTVAFLVMIYTDGYMSHDPGYVRFYAYLSLFSSSMLGLVISPNLLQVYVFWELVGMCSYLLIGFWYNRKPAADACQKAFVTNRVGDFGLLLGILGLFWATGSFDFDIMGERLTELVNVGSLAPSVAAIFAVLVFLGPVAKSAQFPLHVWLPDAMEGPTPISALIHAATMVAAGVFLVARMYPVFEDIPTVMTVIAYTGAFTAFMGATIAITQNDIKKGLAFSTMSQLGYMVMAMGVGAYSAGLFHLMTHAYFKAMLFLGSGSVIHGMEAVVGHDPVLAQDMRLMGGLRKYMPVTAYTFLIGTLAICGIPPFAGFWSKDEILGATFAANPVLWAVGWLTAGITAFYMFRMYFSTFEGEFRGNDEGIRRDLKRAQLQKMGLSLGPGAMNPQELTLDADDHDHDDHGHDHAHEPHESPLSMTFPLMALAVPSVLVGLLGTPFANYFEAFIHPPSEVFDAAEAAEHFDLNEFVLMAGSSVAIATVGIIISVLMYRTKVIDPKAIAAKIPFLYNLSLNKWYVDDIYEVVFVQGSRKLAKQVLEVDIRIVDGLVNLAGFVTLITGEGLKYLENGRAQFYALIVFGAVLGLVLLSGVT, from the coding sequence ATGGAACTTCTGTATCAATACGCTTGGCTGGTGCCAGTGCTGCCTCTGATTGGGGCGGCGGTGGTGGGCACGGGACTAATCTCCTACAGCCAAACCACCAGCAAACTGCGGCAACCCTCCGCCATCTTCATCGTCTCCCTCACCGGGATGGCGATGGTGCTTTCGTTTTTAATCTTTTGGAGCCAGTGGCAGGGCCACCCCGCCTACACCCAAATGTTCGAGTGGGCCTCGGCGGGTGATTTCCGCATCGAAATGGGCTACACCGTAGATCACCTGGCTTCGTTGATGCTGGTGATCGTCACCACCGTCGCCTTTTTGGTGATGATCTACACCGACGGCTACATGAGCCACGATCCGGGCTATGTGCGGTTCTACGCCTACCTCAGCCTGTTTAGCTCCTCCATGCTGGGTCTGGTAATCAGCCCCAACCTGCTCCAGGTGTATGTGTTTTGGGAGCTGGTGGGGATGTGTTCCTACCTGCTGATTGGCTTTTGGTACAACCGCAAACCCGCCGCCGATGCCTGCCAAAAGGCATTCGTCACCAACCGGGTGGGCGACTTTGGCTTGCTGCTGGGCATTCTGGGCCTGTTTTGGGCCACGGGCAGCTTTGATTTCGACATCATGGGCGAACGGCTGACGGAGTTGGTCAACGTCGGTAGTCTGGCCCCCAGCGTTGCGGCGATTTTTGCGGTGCTGGTGTTCCTTGGCCCGGTGGCCAAGTCGGCCCAGTTCCCCCTCCATGTGTGGCTACCCGACGCCATGGAAGGCCCCACCCCCATCTCCGCCCTAATCCACGCGGCCACGATGGTGGCGGCTGGGGTGTTCCTGGTGGCGCGGATGTATCCCGTGTTCGAGGACATCCCCACGGTGATGACCGTGATTGCCTACACCGGGGCCTTCACGGCCTTTATGGGGGCCACTATTGCCATCACCCAAAACGACATCAAGAAAGGGCTAGCCTTTTCCACCATGTCCCAGTTGGGCTACATGGTCATGGCCATGGGCGTTGGGGCTTACAGTGCCGGACTGTTCCACCTGATGACCCACGCCTACTTCAAGGCCATGCTGTTCCTCGGCTCCGGCTCCGTCATCCACGGCATGGAAGCGGTGGTCGGCCACGATCCCGTGCTGGCCCAGGATATGCGGCTGATGGGCGGTCTGCGCAAGTATATGCCCGTCACCGCCTACACCTTTTTGATCGGCACCCTGGCCATCTGCGGCATTCCCCCCTTCGCCGGATTCTGGTCGAAGGATGAAATCCTGGGAGCCACCTTTGCCGCAAACCCCGTCCTCTGGGCCGTGGGCTGGCTGACGGCGGGGATCACGGCCTTCTACATGTTCCGCATGTATTTCTCGACCTTTGAAGGCGAGTTTCGCGGCAACGACGAAGGCATCCGCCGCGACCTGAAGCGGGCGCAACTGCAAAAGATGGGCCTCTCCCTTGGCCCTGGGGCGATGAACCCCCAAGAGCTGACCCTCGATGCCGATGATCACGACCACGACGATCACGGTCACGACCACGCCCACGAACCCCACGAATCCCCCCTGTCCATGACCTTTCCGCTGATGGCGCTGGCGGTGCCCTCGGTGCTGGTGGGTCTGCTGGGGACACCCTTCGCCAACTACTTCGAGGCGTTCATCCATCCCCCCAGTGAGGTGTTTGACGCTGCCGAAGCCGCCGAGCACTTCGACCTCAACGAGTTTGTGCTGATGGCCGGAAGCTCCGTTGCCATTGCCACCGTGGGCATCATCATCTCGGTGCTGATGTACCGGACGAAGGTGATTGATCCCAAGGCGATCGCCGCCAAGATCCCCTTCCTGTACAACCTGTCCCTGAACAAGTGGTACGTGGACGACATCTACGAGGTGGTCTTCGTTCAGGGCAGCCGCAAGCTGGCCAAGCAAGTGCTGGAAGTGGATATCCGGATCGTCGATGGTCTGGTCAACCTGGCGGGCTTCGTCACCCTAATCACCGGGGAAGGGCTGAAGTACCTGGAAAATGGCCGTGCCCAGTTCTATGCCCTGATTGTGTTTGGGGCCGTACTGGGGCTGGTGCTGCTGTCGGGTGTGACTTAA